TTTGATGACCTGTCGAGAGTCCTTGGAAGACTTATTTCTTGTAACAACGTTTTCCAAGGGGCTGCTAATGGTTTTGTTCTTCCGCAAGGTGGATGAGGTAAGACCCGTTACAATCTCTATGACTCCACTAGGATGCACTGACTCGTTGGCAGAGGTAACCTTACCCTTCTTCACTGATTGCTGAGGGATCTTAACGGTGAATTTTAAGGGAGTTGAAGAGACACTATTTGACCGAGTCGACCACCAGGCATCATAGTCTTTTGTGATCAATGGATGCTTCCTGTGCATGGGTATAGTCATCCGAGACCGCGTCTGCGTGCGAACTGAGGAATCCCATAGTTGAATAGCTTCACCTAGGGTATAAGTGTGAGTGATCTCTTTCAAGTTGTTGGGGATGTCCTGACAAAAACCGAATTGCCTGCTGAACCTGCAAGGATTATATTTTTCAGTAATGAAAGTATTGTCCTTACGTAGAGTTAAATGGCAAGAGCGTTGACTAATGAAGTAGCTCGTGAGTCTTGATGATAAGGATCCGTCATCGATCAAcgccttttcttcattttcagtCCAGCACAATTTAGGAAGCATCAAAGGATTCgtttctttgaaaatttcctcaGCTTCCAATTGGCCATAAAATATTGCCATTTTCTCACCACTAAACCTTGTCATGCGCGCGTGATGGCTACTCACTTGATGATTTTCGTAGTATACATCGAAGTATTGACCAATCCAAGCATAGACGTAATGGATTGGAAAAGTTACCCCACATTCTCCAAGGTTAGGGGCGTGGACGACCTCCCTCAACCCATGATATATGCTCGCAAGGACGGGAATTGCAAGACAAAATCTTTTCCCTGTAGCCATTAAGCATGCAACCTTGAAGACACTTGGGCGAATACGGTCGACCTTTTTGCTTGGCAAAAGGAACTTGCAGATCCAACACGCTATGAATGCCGCAATATAGGTCTCCTTTCTTAGAGACCTTGGGATACCCAGGGTGTCAAAATGGACATTGAAGTCATTCGTATCGGCAAGGTCGTAAGGCTCCACGCTTCCAGAAGGGTTGTaagtcatttttggtttagatGTGGTCTTCCTTCTATTCGCTCTACTCGGAGGAGCCCTATACCTAGCCTCTCCTTTGAACCAGAAGCGAATCCAGTCCTTCATCCATACCCCTTGGTCATTCGTCCAGAGGTGGTAGTAAGCCGAAAAAATATGCCTGCAACTCTCAGGGAGAAGTGGCTTCCCTTCTTTGTCACGAGTAAGGAGCTCCCGCGCCGAAGGAACAACTTCATCAAAAAACGCGCCATCGATCGAAAGGCCACCAAGTCGATAAAGGTCCCAAAGTGTGATGGACAACTCCCCAACGGGCGTATGGAGTGTGTTCGTCGAGGgacaccaatatttgaagaaggcTCGCAAGATATTTTCACAGCGGTCGTAGGAGTATCTCGACGCGTAGACGGCTTCAAATATCCCAGCGCGTGTGAGTATGTCTTTATGCCGTCCAAGCATGTCCTCAACCCACTCCCAATAATGGGAGGTAAAGCACGCCTCGCCGAAGAATGACGAAGGGGTTTTCCATGTAGCTTTGTCAACATTGAATCCCACGAACGGAAgagtgaatttggctatttctgGATCTCCATTGTGAAGAGACGAGTTTAGCACGACCACTTCTTCTTCCCTTGACGTAGTGGAGAAAGTCGACGGTGCCACCACTTCCTTAGTCCACTTGCTAGTCCAGTCTTCGAGATGAAAGCATCCTTCGAGGGGTATGAAGGATTCAGCGAGCGGGCCAATTGCGGGTTTGTAAACATGTAGTGACAAGCTCTTTGATTGCGTTCCTCCCCGTTCATCCGTCAGTGAAATATGCGGCACTGGCACGGCGTAGTCCTTAATTTGCATGATTGCTGGAATCttgtaaaagaaaatattagagGATGCAGGAGCGTCGTGCAAGAAGTTTGGTAATTAAATTACCTAATTGGTTGCCTCTTCTCAAATCCCTGGAATTGTTTCGAACCCCTCTTCAAGCGCAGCTTGAGTTGTCTACAAAGAGGCAAGTTGACAAAGTTTAGATCAAAATCATGTATAGTGATATTTgggggggcaaaaaaaaaaaaaaaaattttaaggtcAGAGTTCTAGCAAAAAGAGGGGAAATTCTTGCCcaaatatcatatttggtgTTGTCCTAAtagattagcaaaaaaaaaaaaaaaaaaaaaataatttttagtgTTAAGAAAAGGGGGTACAAAAATTGAGACTAAATTCTCAGCCTTGAGGGATAACTCAAATATCATGCTTGGCATTATTTTAGTAGATAAATCACAAAGGGCCAAACTGTCTTGGAGATACAAGTCAAAAGCACACGTGGAGTAGACAAATAAATTCCAAGTGCTGATCATGTCCAAAGCGTCAAACAATGAAGCGTGCAAGAGCCTTGACCGAGGCTATTTATTGACAAGTATGACCAAAGCTATTTAGTGACTAAAGCATCCAATGATGAAACCTGCAAAAGCCTTGACCGAAACCAATTCTTGGCATGCAAAAATCTTGAAACAATTAAATGCTGCAAGGAGGAAACAAAAAGGGCTTCAAGTACCTGGCAGGCGGAAAAATATTGGAGTGCAACCAGCGGAGGATGATCAACTCTCGCGGCAGCGGCTTGCGCAACGGCTTTAGGTCAGTACGATGGAGGCAGTTTACAAGTAACAAGCATCAATCTGGTGGCACCAGCGACCGTAGCAGTTCTAGGCAGCAGCTCTCGAATCGCCAACCACAAGAAAGCGCTGGTAGCAGCGACAAGGCAACTCGGCAGTAGCGGGAAGTGATTATTGCTGTCTCTGGCTTCTCACAAGTGAACGCACGGGTATAATCTTGGTTATTTACACTAGTAGCATTGTGATTAGGTCCGAGAGACAGTAgtataaaaaaaaggaagggagaGTTTTAGACtctagcaaaagaaaaaaaatccactCGTAGCTTGGAGAAGTAATGCGTACCTCCAAATAATTTAAGAGTAGCTCGGCAAAGGTGATGACCAACTCCAGTTTGTTTCTATCAGTTGAAAGACAGTTGAGTAGAGCGAACGGCAAATAATAAGCGGTGGTGATGGCAACAAAGCAATTCCCAGTAGCGGCAGCTGGATGATGGCAAGTAAGAAGAAAGGAACAAAGCTTGGTTTAAAAGCTTTCAGTGAAGAATTCCCGGCTTCGGTCCTGACTATTTATAAT
The DNA window shown above is from Coffea arabica cultivar ET-39 chromosome 5e, Coffea Arabica ET-39 HiFi, whole genome shotgun sequence and carries:
- the LOC140006418 gene encoding uncharacterized protein isoform X1 — encoded protein: MQIKDYAVPVPHISLTDERGGTQSKSLSLHVYKPAIGPLAESFIPLEGCFHLEDWTSKWTKEVVAPSTFSTTSREEEVVVLNSSLHNGDPEIAKFTLPFVGFNVDKATWKTPSSFFGEACFTSHYWEWVEDMLGRHKDILTRAGIFEAVYASRYSYDRCENILRAFFKYWCPSTNTLHTPVGELSITLWDLYRLGGLSIDGAFFDEVVPSARELLTRDKEGKPLLPESCRHIFSAYYHLWTNDQGVWMKDWIRFWFKGEARYRAPPSRANRRKTTSKPKMTYNPSGSVEPYDLADTNDFNVHFDTLGIPRSLRKETYIAAFIACWICKFLLPSKKVDRIRPSVFKVACLMATGKRFCLAIPVLASIYHGLREVVHAPNLGECGVTFPIHYVYAWIGQYFDVYYENHQVSSHHARMTRFSGEKMAIFYGQLEAEEIFKETNPLMLPKLCWTENEEKALIDDGSLSSRLTSYFISQRSCHLTLRKDNTFITEKYNPCRFSRQFGFCQDIPNNLKEITHTYTLGEAIQLWDSSVRTQTRSRMTIPMHRKHPLITKDYDAWWSTRSNSVSSTPLKFTVKIPQQSVKKGKVTSANESVHPSGVIEIVTGLTSSTLRKNKTISSPLENVVTRNKSSKDSRQVIKEAQPVIPSEKMPPKVSKSLSVTHIEEDVEIETMDDRDSLEAIGQEGTQAQGIESTQRGTHSLASGSSSQDRHWNRSKKRTSSDLEEISFSPPSVGVSPLKPPLLEFHQEDVGTNSPLELETDAIISNKKGDEVVINIPKQLAPSGGALSKKELTNLHEIRKKPKVALVSEFHGQKLIQAHRRKYLQSLWMDFRGQILDSPTEQISSLKECAEEIITEITRTDSTNGLPLKDHLMELFAKAEAYYVLASSS
- the LOC140006418 gene encoding uncharacterized protein isoform X2, whose translation is MQIKDYAVPVPHISLTDERGGTQSKSLSLHVYKPAIGPLAESFIPLEGCFHLEDWTSKWTKEVVAPSTFSTTSREEEVVVLNSSLHNGDPEIAKFTLPFVGFNVDKATWKTPSSFFGEACFTSHYWEWVEDMLGRHKDILTRAGIFEAVYASRYSYDRCENILRAFFKYWCPSTNTLHTPVGELSITLWDLYRLGGLSIDGAFFDEVVPSARELLTRDKEGKPLLPESCRHIFSAYYHLWTNDQGVWMKDWIRFWFKGEARYRAPPSRANRRKTTSKPKMTYNPSGSVEPYDLADTNDFNVHFDTLGIPRSLRKETYIAAFIACWICKFLLPSKKVDRIRPSVFKVACLMATGKRFCLAIPVLASIYHGLREVVHAPNLGECGVTFPIHYVYAWIGQYFDVYYENHQVSSHHARMTRFSGEKMAIFYGQLEAEEIFKETNPLMLPKLCWTENEEKALIDDGSLSSRLTSYFISQRSCHLTLRKDNTFITEKYNPCRFSRQFGFCQDIPNNLKEITHTYTLGEAIQLWDSSVRTQTRSRMTIPMHRKHPLITKDYDAWWSTRSNSVSSTPLKFTVKIPQQSVKKGKVTSANESVHPSGVIEIVTGLTSSTLRKNKTISSPLENVVTRNKSSKDSRQVIKEAQPVIPSEKMPPKVSKSLSVTHIEEDVEIETMDDRDSLEAIGQEGTQAQGIESTQRGTHSLASGSSSQDRHWNRSKKRTSSDLEEISFSPPSVGVSPLKVTKSLSTSQSNLPPVEALCQRRS